Proteins from one Syntrophaceae bacterium genomic window:
- a CDS encoding P-II family nitrogen regulator, producing the protein MKLIVAIVQPEKLTDVKQALSEAKVGKMTVSNVIGCGSQGGHTESYRGIFTEVNLLDKVRFEIAVNDEFVKPAVDAIIRGARTGKIGDGKIFVVPLEECIRVRTGESGTDAIG; encoded by the coding sequence ATGAAACTGATCGTCGCAATCGTACAGCCGGAAAAGCTGACGGATGTCAAACAGGCCCTTTCTGAGGCCAAAGTGGGGAAAATGACTGTCTCCAATGTGATCGGCTGCGGATCGCAGGGCGGACATACCGAATCCTATCGCGGCATCTTTACCGAGGTCAATCTTCTGGACAAGGTCCGCTTCGAGATTGCCGTAAACGACGAGTTCGTCAAACCCGCCGTGGACGCAATCATCCGGGGCGCACGCACGGGGAAGATCGGGGATGGCAAGATCTTCGTGGTGCCCCTGGAGGAATGCATCCGTGTGCGAACGGGAGAGTCGGGCACCGATGCGATCGGTTAA
- a CDS encoding GNAT family N-acetyltransferase translates to MSIASLVHFTGSASMTRIRIRRGEPRDVEMLVIFLRDLFTMETDFATDAESHRAGLLLLLANPGAAVVFVAEADGVVVGMAAAQIVVSTSIGGYSILLEDMYVTAGFRRKGVGSKLLENVLAWGSERGARRVQLVVASANARAFRFYRQAGLLKSRMTAFYGKLDVMNPDFS, encoded by the coding sequence ATGAGCATCGCCAGCCTGGTTCATTTTACCGGATCCGCAAGCATGACGAGAATCCGCATTCGACGGGGAGAGCCTCGGGATGTCGAGATGCTGGTAATATTTCTCCGGGATCTCTTCACGATGGAAACGGATTTTGCGACGGACGCCGAGAGTCACCGGGCGGGACTGCTTCTGCTCCTTGCGAATCCCGGCGCAGCGGTCGTTTTCGTTGCCGAGGCCGACGGAGTTGTCGTCGGCATGGCCGCGGCCCAGATCGTCGTCTCGACGTCCATCGGCGGATATTCGATCCTGCTGGAGGACATGTATGTCACTGCCGGATTCCGCCGGAAAGGGGTCGGGTCGAAGCTCCTGGAAAACGTCCTCGCCTGGGGGTCTGAACGCGGCGCGCGCCGCGTTCAACTCGTCGTCGCCTCGGCAAACGCCCGGGCATTCCGGTTTTACCGGCAGGCAGGCCTGCTGAAAAGCCGCATGACGGCGTTTTACGGAAAACTGGACGTCATGAACCCGGATTTCTCATGA